A single Anaeromyxobacter diazotrophicus DNA region contains:
- a CDS encoding Zn-dependent hydrolase, with the protein MTNDPRIDGERLSRRLAELARHGALPGGGVCRLALTDEDKAGRDQVVRWMRELGLTVTVDGIGNAVGIRKGQEDGPPVMVGSHIDTVRTGGPYDGNLGVMAGLEVVAALNDAKVVTRRPLAVAFFTNEEGSRFQPDMMGSLVYAGALPLERALATVGIDGTTVRENLARIGYAGDGPLGGPGKVHAYVELHVEQGPVLEEEGFTIGAVEGVQGISWTELTLTGQSNHAGTTPMRLRHDAGYVAAEIAVFARRLARELGGHQVATVGALTLFPNLVNVVANRVVMTVDLRNTDEARLQEAERRLFAFVEETAAAEGVKVARRSLARFKPVAFAPALVARVEAIAKELRLSVKRLPSGAGHDAQILAAVCPACMIFVPSVKGVSHNVEEFTKPADLAAGAEVLLRLVLELAR; encoded by the coding sequence ATGACGAACGACCCGAGGATCGACGGCGAGCGCCTCTCGCGGCGCCTGGCGGAGCTGGCCCGGCACGGCGCGCTCCCCGGCGGCGGCGTGTGCCGGCTCGCGCTCACCGACGAGGACAAGGCGGGCCGCGACCAGGTGGTGCGCTGGATGCGCGAGCTGGGGCTCACCGTCACCGTCGACGGCATCGGCAACGCGGTCGGGATCCGGAAGGGCCAGGAGGACGGCCCGCCCGTCATGGTGGGGAGCCACATCGACACCGTCCGCACCGGCGGGCCCTACGACGGCAACCTGGGCGTCATGGCCGGGCTCGAGGTGGTCGCGGCGCTGAACGACGCGAAGGTCGTCACGCGACGGCCGCTGGCGGTGGCCTTCTTCACCAACGAGGAGGGCTCGCGCTTCCAGCCGGACATGATGGGGAGCCTGGTGTACGCCGGCGCCCTGCCGCTCGAGCGGGCGCTCGCCACGGTGGGCATCGACGGCACGACGGTGCGGGAGAACCTGGCGCGCATCGGCTACGCCGGGGACGGCCCGCTGGGCGGGCCCGGCAAGGTCCACGCCTACGTCGAGCTGCACGTGGAGCAGGGCCCGGTGCTCGAGGAGGAGGGCTTCACCATCGGCGCGGTGGAGGGGGTGCAGGGCATCTCCTGGACCGAGCTCACCCTCACCGGCCAGTCGAACCACGCCGGCACCACGCCCATGCGGCTCCGCCACGACGCGGGCTACGTCGCGGCGGAGATCGCCGTCTTCGCCCGCCGGCTGGCGCGCGAGCTCGGCGGCCACCAGGTGGCGACGGTGGGGGCGCTCACGCTCTTCCCGAACCTCGTCAACGTGGTGGCGAACCGGGTGGTGATGACGGTGGACCTGCGCAACACCGACGAGGCGCGGCTCCAGGAGGCGGAGCGCCGCCTGTTCGCCTTCGTCGAGGAGACCGCCGCGGCCGAGGGGGTGAAGGTCGCGCGCCGCTCGCTGGCGCGGTTCAAGCCGGTGGCCTTCGCGCCGGCGCTGGTGGCGCGGGTGGAGGCGATCGCGAAGGAGCTGCGCCTGTCCGTGAAGCGCCTGCCGAGCGGGGCCGGGCACGACGCGCAGATCCTGGCCGCCGTCTGCCCCGCCTGCATGATCTTCGTCCCGAGCGTGAAGGGCGTGAGCCACAACGTGGAGGAGTTCACGAAGCCGGCCGACCTCGCCGCCGGGGCCGAGGTGCTGCTCCGGCTCGTCCTCGAGCTGGCGCGGTGA
- a CDS encoding N-acyl-D-amino-acid deacylase family protein, which yields MSRQLVRDALLVLGDGQTAPFAGDALLDGDRVARLGSVSRSEALGAEVIEARGRALAPSFVDTHNHGALGGTALGEHGLPRACELALRGGVTKRICGVDGLSPAPVTEAQRSQYAAQLKPLDGAVDGPWTWSSVAEFLAWHRGRSVTDLGLHLGHSAVRRVVMHNLARVATDAEIAAMAEVVRREAPATLGLSTGLVYNPAVYCDQRELTALVRAFNEVKPGALFPHLRSESDNVVASLKEVVAAAVDGGGGYCNEHSKIAGADNYAKIGELEAVLRDAASLVPTMENMYPYTAGSTTGDAIFPPEARAGSRGEFLARLRDPGARRALADKMRHDSRSWDNFIHFCGGLGGIQLAGVKPGVGDAFLGKRLADVARAAGAADPASDAAYEAVFDFFVANEGEVAIISHYGNEATVERFFRRPTMALCTDGLMPGPGQKPHPRALGAFPRALRMGRELGIPLEQLVWRLATLPCRFLHLPDPALREGADASLVLFDPATVGERNDYLDPLVPPAGIDAVWVHGHRVLDHGTFTVPRPFPGRVLASPVRAG from the coding sequence GTGAGCCGCCAGCTCGTCCGCGACGCGCTCCTCGTCCTCGGCGACGGCCAGACCGCGCCGTTCGCCGGCGACGCCCTCCTCGACGGCGACCGCGTGGCGCGGCTGGGCTCGGTCTCGCGCTCGGAGGCGCTCGGCGCCGAGGTGATCGAGGCGCGCGGCCGCGCGCTCGCGCCGAGCTTCGTCGACACCCACAACCACGGCGCGCTGGGCGGCACGGCGCTGGGCGAGCACGGGCTCCCCCGCGCCTGCGAGCTCGCGCTGCGCGGCGGGGTGACGAAGCGCATCTGCGGGGTGGACGGGCTCTCGCCGGCCCCGGTGACCGAGGCGCAGCGCTCGCAGTACGCCGCGCAGCTGAAGCCGCTCGACGGCGCCGTCGACGGGCCCTGGACCTGGAGCTCGGTGGCCGAGTTCCTCGCCTGGCACCGCGGCCGGTCCGTCACCGACCTGGGCCTCCACCTGGGCCACTCGGCGGTGCGGCGGGTGGTGATGCACAACCTGGCCCGCGTCGCCACCGACGCGGAGATCGCCGCCATGGCCGAGGTGGTGCGGCGGGAGGCGCCCGCCACGCTCGGCCTCTCCACCGGCCTCGTCTACAACCCGGCCGTCTACTGCGACCAGCGCGAGCTGACGGCGCTCGTCCGCGCCTTCAACGAGGTGAAGCCGGGCGCGCTCTTCCCGCACCTGCGCTCCGAGAGCGACAACGTGGTGGCGAGCCTCAAGGAGGTCGTCGCGGCGGCGGTGGACGGGGGCGGCGGGTACTGCAACGAGCACTCGAAGATCGCGGGCGCCGACAACTACGCCAAGATCGGGGAGCTCGAGGCCGTGCTGCGCGACGCCGCCTCGCTCGTCCCGACCATGGAGAACATGTACCCGTACACCGCCGGCTCGACCACCGGCGACGCGATCTTCCCGCCCGAGGCGCGGGCCGGCTCGCGCGGCGAGTTCCTGGCGCGGCTCCGCGACCCGGGGGCGCGGCGCGCGCTGGCGGACAAGATGCGCCACGACTCCCGCAGCTGGGACAACTTCATCCACTTCTGCGGCGGCCTGGGTGGCATCCAGCTCGCCGGGGTGAAGCCCGGCGTGGGCGACGCGTTCCTGGGCAAGCGCCTCGCGGACGTGGCGCGCGCCGCCGGGGCCGCCGACCCCGCCTCGGACGCGGCCTACGAGGCGGTGTTCGACTTCTTCGTCGCGAACGAGGGCGAGGTGGCCATCATCAGCCACTACGGGAACGAGGCCACCGTCGAGCGGTTCTTCCGCCGGCCCACCATGGCGCTCTGCACCGACGGCCTCATGCCCGGGCCCGGGCAGAAGCCGCACCCGCGGGCGCTCGGCGCCTTCCCCAGGGCGCTGCGCATGGGGCGGGAGCTGGGGATCCCGCTCGAGCAGCTGGTCTGGCGGCTCGCCACCCTCCCCTGCCGCTTCCTCCACCTGCCGGATCCGGCGCTCCGCGAGGGCGCCGACGCGTCGCTCGTGCTCTTCGACCCGGCGACGGTGGGCGAGCGGAACGACTACCTCGACCCGCTCGTCCCGCCGGCCGGCATCGACGCCGTGTGGGTCCACGGCCACCGCGTCCTCGACCACGGCACGTTCACGGTGCCGCGGCCGTTCCCCGGGCGCGTGCTCGCGAGCCCGGTCCGCGCGGGCTGA
- a CDS encoding TLD domain-containing protein yields MRVILALALVPSFALASIPAADGTFTGCVQEHAHELRLIDASRESCRRRELEVRWNTKAPASASASMTAIPLPVGDPACPAGGTKFVVQGATAYACNGAAGPQGSTGPQGPQGMMGFMGPGGPPGPMGPSGLPGPTGAAGPVGPTGAMGPQGPQGPMGIPGPMGPSGVDGLPGLQGPQGATGPAGPQGATGAAGPQGAQGARGEVGPVGPQGPAGPQGSAGQSVTLTPLATGDVNCPNGGAALDAGGSTAYVCSAAQTPPPLVDAAAIQQITSWAGLASNTPWSLCYKATRDNVGFSFGTSSALAFHNRCDRRGRTFFVAKSTTGALFGGYTSLPWGEKACDWKPDSSAFLFSLTNAFKHGLVSSTSGYAVYDCVNYGPGFGGGQDFLTNLKDQVGLALGRTYACRVGAAASAQCDADYAGATYPVLTDLEVYAAP; encoded by the coding sequence ATGAGAGTGATCCTCGCCTTGGCCCTGGTCCCCTCGTTCGCGCTCGCCTCGATCCCGGCGGCGGACGGCACGTTCACCGGCTGCGTCCAGGAGCACGCGCACGAGCTCCGGCTCATCGACGCCAGCCGCGAGAGCTGCCGGAGGCGCGAGCTCGAGGTGAGGTGGAACACGAAGGCTCCGGCCAGCGCCTCGGCCTCCATGACGGCGATCCCGCTCCCGGTCGGCGACCCGGCCTGCCCGGCGGGCGGGACCAAGTTCGTCGTTCAGGGCGCGACGGCCTACGCCTGCAACGGCGCGGCGGGGCCGCAGGGCTCGACGGGGCCGCAGGGTCCGCAGGGCATGATGGGCTTCATGGGCCCCGGCGGCCCCCCCGGCCCGATGGGCCCGAGCGGTCTGCCCGGTCCGACCGGCGCCGCCGGCCCCGTGGGCCCGACCGGCGCGATGGGCCCGCAGGGACCGCAGGGCCCGATGGGAATCCCGGGCCCGATGGGCCCCTCCGGCGTGGACGGCCTGCCGGGGCTCCAGGGGCCGCAGGGGGCGACGGGGCCCGCGGGGCCGCAGGGCGCGACCGGCGCGGCGGGGCCGCAGGGTGCGCAGGGCGCGCGGGGCGAAGTCGGCCCAGTGGGGCCGCAGGGCCCGGCTGGCCCACAGGGTTCCGCCGGCCAGTCGGTGACGCTCACGCCGCTGGCGACCGGTGACGTGAACTGTCCGAACGGTGGCGCCGCCCTCGACGCCGGCGGCTCGACGGCCTACGTGTGCAGCGCGGCGCAGACCCCGCCGCCGCTCGTGGACGCGGCGGCGATCCAGCAGATCACCAGCTGGGCGGGGCTGGCCTCGAACACGCCGTGGTCGCTCTGCTACAAGGCCACCCGGGACAACGTGGGCTTCTCCTTCGGGACGTCCAGCGCGCTTGCGTTCCACAACCGGTGCGACCGGCGCGGGCGCACCTTCTTCGTCGCGAAGAGCACGACGGGAGCCCTCTTCGGCGGATACACCTCGCTCCCCTGGGGCGAAAAGGCCTGCGACTGGAAGCCGGATTCGTCGGCCTTCCTCTTCTCGCTCACGAACGCGTTCAAGCACGGGCTCGTCAGCAGCACCTCGGGGTACGCCGTCTACGACTGCGTGAACTACGGCCCCGGGTTCGGGGGCGGCCAGGACTTCCTCACCAACCTGAAGGACCAGGTGGGCCTGGCGCTCGGGCGTACCTACGCGTGCCGGGTCGGGGCCGCCGCCTCGGCCCAGTGCGACGCGGACTACGCCGGGGCGACGTACCCCGTGCTCACGGATCTCGAGGTCTACGCGGCGCCTTAG